A genome region from Plasmodium vivax chromosome 11, whole genome shotgun sequence includes the following:
- a CDS encoding hypothetical protein, conserved (encoded by transcript PVX_114455A), whose product MPYHMEREVDCQTDAADLSEEITISEKLNGILVAYAKNMILHNPAESSEDEHVIKKKIYEWSREYFQKLYDENGTAAKNADDGNLQAESSATRADGHSVKDQIKKEMERVNFDVGN is encoded by the coding sequence ATGCCTTACCACATGGAGCGAGAGGTGGACTGCCAAACGGACGCGGCTGACCTATCGGAAGAAATAACCATTTCGGAAAAGCTGAATGGCATCCTGGTGGCCTACGCGAAAAACATGATACTTCACAATCCAGCCGAGTCCTCCGAAGATGAGCatgtgattaaaaaaaaaatatacgaatGGTCAAGGGAGTACTTTCAAAAgttatatgatgaaaatggGACGGCcgcaaaaaatgcagatgATGGTAACTTGCAGGCCGAGTCGAGTGCTACTCGTGCTGATGGCCATTCGGTGAAGgatcaaattaaaaaggagatgGAGCGGGTCAATTTCGATGTGGGCAACTAG
- a CDS encoding hypothetical protein, conserved (encoded by transcript PVX_114450A), with translation MIRKIAERGIMKKNAHRSYFHLGKHSGGFFLSDRRYVSYEGGLKQGRNHLGNDPSEGSNTVDSCIGSAPPGEENKIVVHQKYKVQVALCIDRFPLTFEQEEFEKDFEDFKDKWLQKTNNNLNIDEEFLHMKYNLSSFHDRKKENHIESANLEDEMGHQKGKKDKGVNHLPGEEATSAESDDLENLFAIEGIQNILSEKEKKKKKKNDGDANEEKKKKHDDDHESEYNYTSVMRKPNHFLYLVVKYKKTNKWMFPLMDFKKKLTIRQNLQHLCTEHLKCEMPFFIGYCPCTFEKRKYKIPLSFNEIIGRKIFYYRAHYLNHGVNLDLSNNEHINDFAWLSRSELKDFLSSSKYQVIKDALPLT, from the coding sequence ATGATACGAAAAATTGCGGAAAGAggaattatgaaaaaaaatgcacaccgGAGTTACTTCCATTTGGGTAAACACAGTGGGGGGTTCTTCCTCAGTGACAGAAGGTATGTAAGCTACGAGGGTGGCTTGAAACAGGGGAGGAACCATTTAGGCAATGATCCTTCTGAGGGGAGCAACACCGTTGATAGCTGCATTGGCAGCGCACCCCCcggggaggaaaacaaaatagtcGTACACCAAAAGTACAAAGTGCAAGTGGCGCTGTGCATAGACAGATTCCCCCTGACCTTTGAGCAGGAGGAGTTTGAAAAAGATTTCGAAGATTTCAAAGACAAGTGGCTTCAAAAAACGAACAACAATTTGAATATCGACGAGGAATTTTTACAcatgaaatataatttgaGTTCCTTTCACGAtcggaaaaaggaaaatcacATTGAGAGCGCCAACTTGGAAGATGAAATGGGgcaccaaaaaggaaaaaaagataaaggtGTTAATCATCTgccaggtgaagaagcgacgTCTGCAGAGAGTGACGACCTCGAGAATTTGTTTGCCATAGAAGGTATACAAAACATTTtaagcgaaaaagaaaaaaaaaaaaaaaaaaaaaacgatggaGATGcgaatgaggaaaaaaaaaaaaaacacgatGATGATCATGAAAGCGAATATAACTACACAAGTGTTATGAGGAAGccaaatcattttttatacttagtggtgaaatataaaaaaacaaataagtGGATGTTCCCATTGatggattttaaaaaaaaattaacaatcaGACAAAATTTACAACACTTATGTACggaacatttaaaatgtgaaatgccattttttattggCTACTGCCCTTGTAcgtttgaaaaaagaaaatataaaattcccCTTTCGTTTAACGAAATTATCGGGAGGAAAATCTTCTACTACAGAGCGCATTACCTGAACCACGGCGTCAACTTGGATCTGTCTAACAATGAGCATATAAATGACTTTGCGTGGCTGTCTCGCTCCGAGCTGAAGGACTTCCTCTCCAGCAGTAAATACCAAGTCATAAAGGACGCCCTCCCCCTGACGTGA
- a CDS encoding pyruvate kinase, putative (encoded by transcript PVX_114445A) yields the protein MNSFKFKNSTTGASLQSAANITLRQILEPSTVDLRSKKTHIVCTLGPACKSVETLVQLIDAGMNICRFNFSHGSHDDHKEMFNNVLKAQEQRPNALLGMLLDTKGPEIRTGLLKNKEAHLKEGSKLKLVTDYEFLGDETCIACSYKKLPQSVKEGNIILIADGSVSCKVLETHDDHVITEVLNSATIGEKKNMNLPNVKVDLPVIGEKDKNDILNFAIPMGCNFIAASFIQSAEDVRMIRNLLGPRGRHIKIIPKIENIEGIINFDKILAESDGIMIARGDLGMEISPEKVFLAQKLMISKCNLQGKPIITATQMLESMTKNPRPTRAEVTDVANAVLDGTDCVMLSGETAGGKFPVEAVTIMSKICLEAEACIDYKLLYQSLVGAIDTPISVQEAVARSAVETAESIGAVLIVALTETGYTARLIAKYKPSCTILALSASDSTVRCLNVHRGITCIKVGSFQGTDNVLRNAIEIAKERNLVKVGDSAICIHGIKEEVAGATNLMKVVQVE from the exons atgaattctttcaaatttaaaaactcCACCACCGGTGCAAGTTTGCAAAGCGCGGCCAACATAACCTTGAGGCAAATTCTGGAGCCCAGCACTGTGGATTTACGCTccaaaaaaacgcacattgTTTGTACTTTGGGTCCAGCGTGCAAGTCCGTCGAAACGCTCGTGCAGTTGATAGACGCAG GAATGAACATTTGCCGATTCAACTTCTCCCATGGATCACATGACGATCACAAGGAAATGTTTAACAACGTGTTGAAGGCCCAGGAGCAGAGGCCAAACGCCTTATTGGGAATGCTGTTAGATACGAAGGGCCCCGAAATTAGAACGggtcttttaaaaaacaaagaagcGCATTTAAAGGAAGGAAGCAAGTTAAAGCTAGTTACAGACTACGAATTTTTAGGAGACGAAACTTGTATTGCCTGTTCATACAAAAAGTTGCCACAAAGTGTAAAAGAAGGAAACATCATTCTAATTGCCGATGGGTCAGTTAGCTGTAAAGTGTTAGAAACACATGATGATCATGTGATAACAGAAGTGTTGAATTCAGCTACCattggagagaaaaaaaatatgaatttgcCAAATGTTAAAGTGGACCTACCAGTTATAGGagagaaagacaaaaatgACATTCTCAATTTCGCCATCCCCATGGGATGTAATTTCATAGCAGCTTCGTTTATTCAGTCAGCAGAGGACGTTAGGATGATTAGGAACTTGTTAGGCCCTAGGGGAAGGCATATCAAAATCATCCCCAAGATTGAAAATATTGAGGgcattattaattttgacAAAATTTTGGCTGAGTCTGATGGTATTATGATTGCCAGGGGGGACTTAGGAATGGAGATTTCTCCGGAGAAGGTTTTCCTGGCCCAGAAGCTGATGATTTCGAA GTGCAACTTGCAAGGAAAGCCAATCATCACCGCCACCCAGATGTTAGAATCCATGACGAAGAACCCAAGACCAACAAGAGCCGAAGTGACAGATGTAGCCAACGCAGTGTTAGACGGAACCGATTGTGTTATGCTCTCCGGAGAAACAGCCGGTGGAAAGTTCCCAGTAGAAGCAGTCACAATTATGTCCAAAATTTGCTTAGAAGCCGAAGCGTGTATTGATTATAAATTGCTATACCAATCATTGGTCGGTGCGATTGACACTCCTATAAGTGTACAAGAAGCTGTGGCTAGATCAGCCGTAGAAACGGCGGAATCTATCGGTGCAGTTCTAATTGTAGCTTTAACCGAGACAGGATACACTGCTAGATTGATTGCCAAGTACAAACCAAGCTGCACCATCCTAGCCCTCAGTGCTTCTGACTCCACGGTTAGGTGCCTGAACGTACACAGGGGAATTACATGCATTAAAGTGGGATCATTCCAAGGAACTGATAACGTCCTGAGAAATGCCATAGAAATTGCCAAAGAAAGGAACCTAGTCAAAGTGGGAGACAGTGCGATCTGCATTCACGGCATTAAGGAAGAAGTCGCCGGAGCTACGAACTTGATGAAAGTGGTCCAAGTGGAGTAA
- a CDS encoding hypothetical protein, conserved (encoded by transcript PVX_114440A) translates to MRALAAKYHVLARNFFEKNPTRRRKVEPRGLKRHLFTSLILFCSPPMGKVIGTHSGRFHTDEILATVMLKFLPEYKDAKIIRTRDQEKLDQCDVVVDVGGVYDHEKKRYDHHQKEFNGTLDAEHDIRLSSAGLIYKHYAKDVFRKGFGITDEEKVNTLYDKVYTAFIESVDALDNGINQHEGIAKYQINTTLQHRVNRFNPNFLESEADADERFMSAAQIVKEEFVSFVNYYSNVWYAAKSITLEAVKDRFNFHKSGRVIFLKRHCPYYDHVYDIEEELNIKDEILFCIYNDRYQECRCGTISKKNESFTIRLPFPKSFRGLQNEELEKVSKIPGLSFVHYSGFTSGGKNVDCLLKLVEATLKENNVAF, encoded by the coding sequence ATGCGAGCGCTGGCGGCCAAGTACCACGTGCTGGCGAGAAACTTCTTCGAAAAGAACCCCACCCGAAGGAGGAAAGTGGAACCGAGGGGATTGAAAAGGCATTTGTTCACGTCGTTGATCCTTTTCTGTTCGCCACCCATGGGAAAGGTCATAGGGACGCACTCGGGACGTTTCCATACGGACGAAATACTAGCCACTGTGATGCTGAAGTTTTTACCAGAATATAAAGATGCGAAGATTATTAGAACCCGGGATCAAGAGAAGCTGGACCAGTGTGACGTGGTGGTAGATGTAGGAGGAGTGTACGACCATGAAAAGAAGAGATATGACCATCACCAGAAAGAATTTAATGGAACGTTAGATGCCGAGCATGACATAAGACTAAGCAGCGCAGGGCTAATTTACAAACACTATGCGAAAGATGTTTTCCGAAAAGGGTTCGGCATAACAGATGAGGAGAAGGTGAATACTCTCTATGATAAAGTGTACACTGCCTTTATCGAATCTGTGGATGCCCTGGACAACGGAATTAACCAGCACGAAGGAATTGCAAAATATCAAATTAATACAACGTTACAGCATCGGGTGAATCGATTCAATCCCAACTTCCTAGAAAGTGAAGCTGATGCTGATGAACGCTTTATGTCAGCTGCTCAAATTGTTAAAGAAGAATTCGTTAGCTTCGTTAATTATTACTCTAACGTCTGGTACGCAGCTAAGAGTATCACCTTAGAAGCAGTAAAAGACAGATTCAATTTTCACAAATCCGGAAGAGTTATCTTCTTGAAGAGACATTGCCCCTACTATGATCATGTGTACGATATAGAAGAAGAACTAAACATTAAAGACgaaattttgttttgcatCTACAATGATAGATACCAGGAATGCAGGTGCGGAACAATTTCcaagaaaaatgaatccTTCACCATTAGACTGCCATTTCCCAAAAGCTTTAGGGGCCTCCAAAATGAGGAACTCGAAAAAGTGTCCAAAATCCCGGGGCTGTCCTTCGTCCATTATTCTGGATTCACCAGTGGAGGGAAAAATGTCGACTGTCTGTTGAAGTTGGTGGAGGCAACTTTGAAGGAGAACAACGTTGCCTTCTAG
- a CDS encoding hypothetical protein, conserved (encoded by transcript PVX_114435A), with protein sequence MHKPKYRHILYGLSGALSGWVLRDLVTCLSSNLSLPNGMLLNKFICSKDDFAKNILNELKYCFDPLETKKGFSDYHIYTKENEHFVETLYLEKWNNTNNMNEHLYSEDSKKNLHYLKEMNILFSPSLFVLLRQYRGRDTPAYLRSYFE encoded by the coding sequence ATGCACAAACCCAAGTACAGGCACATTCTGTACGGCCTGAGCGGGGCGCTGAGCGGGTGGGTGTTAAGAGACCTGGTGACCTGCCTATCAAGTAACCTCAGTTTACCAAACGGAATGCTGCTAAACAAGTTTATCTGCAGCAAAGATGATTTTGCAAAGAACATCCTCAACGAACTTAAGTACTGTTTTGACCCACTCGAGACAAAAAAGGGCTTCAGTGACTACCACATATATACCAAAGAAAATGAACACTTTGTGGAAACGCTATATTTAGAGAAGTGGAATAACACAAACAATATGAATGAGCATTTGTATAGTGAGGATAGTAAAAAGAATTTGCATTATTTGAAAGAAATgaacattttgttttctccctCCCTGTTTGTTTTGCTGAGGCAGTATAGAGGGCGCGATACGCCGGCCTACTTGAGGAGCTACTTCGAGTGA
- a CDS encoding hypothetical protein, conserved (encoded by transcript PVX_114430A), whose amino-acid sequence MNPDADPAGGDSAGGDRPGGVPGEIPPRCDPPDGEAKDARVNSPLLDGGTGRKKKGKTSKGGKKKKREKKATIGEVPSGGSSPSTSSDEQELSESVDAEGVIGFLSKVGANITHLCKNDEQVSTTKKESKHLKRELKRVLKFVKRNEQKRMQNEEHIKDLKEKIEKYAIQNKEIAKCYEERKKSIQLLQGESDKLQNLFDSNQKKEDKWNAERENYLEEIESLKTHIEELEIKVEKKNNEIEGLKRENEHILLKVDNLVKNSKELKNENLEMSENLNGVKKENVKKNITIDNLKKELEEKKKLDEEYNKDKLLIEKNTEILIEERNYINEELIKTQKLLENQINKNRDLQNCKANLLEKADLMEKKQKDHLKKIADLEKKMDDLNKKNKLLTNEAKMKENEIANNTSVINALTSGNSKMKVKLDQECFKIKLMQKENKALTINVKSLTYEIQKLLKVTEEIRTKYQNQKKEINDLIVEKEQTKKLIEKIDDGIKKSTEAAKKDKMFNINLEKDIKKSSEEKNKLNEEIQSLVKQKEKLIQELSNTSSKVISSTNELINKDSKIGTYLKIINSLKNDLAKEKALYENIKSEKINTNKSLTEIREKLSTLEERHKIQSNELEQIKNEKKNLEAKMGDSMEEKKNAISQCEKMKEQIEKMKTHQEDSKTKQLHDKKTIDQLDFEINDLNSKLKNYEKSVSQNKKEKDLLNNEVKEKNEHIATLKEKLKLLQISHDKLDIDSKNQLQEIKNLNKKVANLKSSSELSNVSKEQLNSTKLQINSLKKELINEQNKVKTLSDELEKPINIHRWRNLEGNDPTAFDLIQKLKCVQKKLIEKTEESMKKNSIIQLKTKECEQLQQQLANLSKQPDVQDVTQIRKKLREKETLIKSLTAEISMYQEETDKVKRRG is encoded by the coding sequence ATGAATCCCGATGCGGATCCTGCGGGGGGCGATTCTGCAGGGGGTGATCGCCCCGGGGGAGTTCCAGGGGAAATTCCCCCTCGTTGTGACCCCCCCGACGGTGAAGCCAAAGACGCGCGTGTAAATTCCCCTCTCCTGGATGGCGGAActgggaggaagaaaaaggggaaaacctccaaaggggggaagaaaaaaaaacgagaaaaaaaagcgacaaTAGGGGAAGTCCCCTCAGGGGGGTCTTCACCCTCCACTTCGAGTGACGAGCAGGAACTAAGCGAAAGCGTCGATGCAGAAGGGGTGATCGGCTTCCTCTCCAAAGTAGGCGCAAATATAACCCACCTGTGCAAAAATGACGAGCAAGTGAGcaccacaaaaaaggagagtaaaCACCTGAAGAGAGAACTCAAAAGGGTGCTAAAATTCGTCAAGCGAAACGAACAAAAACGTATGCAGAACGAAGAGCACATAAAAGAcctaaaagaaaaaatagaaaagtaTGCCattcaaaataaagaaattgcTAAATGCTACGaagagaggaagaaaagcaTCCAGCTTCTGCAGGGAGAATCGGACAAACTTCAAAACCTATTTGATAGCAAccagaagaaggaggacaaGTGGAATGCCGAGAGGGAGAACTACTTGGAAGAGATAGAGTCCCTCAAAACGCATATAGAAGAGCTAGAAAttaaagtggaaaaaaagaacaacgaAATTGAAGGGCTGAAGAGGGAAAACGAACACATCCTCTTAAAAGTTGATAACTTAGTAAAGAACAgcaaagaattaaaaaatgaaaatctcGAAATGAGTGAAAATCTCAACggagtgaaaaaagaaaatgtaaagaaaaacatcACGATAGataatttgaagaaagaactggaggagaaaaaaaaactcgacGAAGAGTACAACAAGGACAAGTTGCTCATCGAGAAGAACACGGAAATTTTGATAGAGGAGAGGAACTACATCAATGAAGAGCTGATCAAAACGCAGAAGCTGCTCGAAAatcaaattaacaaaaatagaGACctgcaaaattgcaaagccAACCTTCTCGAAAAAGCCGatttgatggaaaaaaaacaaaaagatcatttaaaaaaaattgcagatttggaaaaaaagatggacgatttgaacaaaaaaaataaacttctCACCAATGaagccaaaatgaaggaaaacgAAATCGCCAACAACACCTCCGTCATTAACGCCCTCACCAGTGGAAACTCCAAAATGAAGGTCAAACTAGACCAGGAATGCttcaaaataaaactaaTGCAGAAGGAAAACAAAGCGCTAACTATTAATGTCAAGTCACTCACCTATGAAATTCAAAAGCTACTCAAAGTGACCGAAGAAATAAGAACCAAGTACCAAAAccagaagaaagaaattaatgACCTCATTGTGGAGAAGGAACAAACCAAAAAGCTCATCGAAAAAATAGACGATGGTATTAAGAAAAGCACAGAGGCTGCTAAGAAGGACAAAATGTTCAACATCAATCTTGAGAAAGATATTAAGAAAAgttcagaagaaaaaaacaaactaaATGAAGAAATTCAATCCCTCGTtaagcagaaggagaagctaaTACAAGAGCTATCGAACACTAGCAGTAAAGTTATAAGCAGCACCAACGAGCTGATTAATAAAGACAGCAAAATTGGGACCtacttaaaaattataaattcttTGAAAAATGATCTAGCTAAGGAGAAGGCTCTCTACGAAAATATAAAgagcgaaaaaattaacaccaATAAGAGTCTCACCGAAATTAGAGAAAAACTGTCCACCCTCGAGGAGAGGCACAAAATACAGAGCAACGAACtggagcaaataaaaaatgaaaaaaaaaatcttgaagcaaaaatgggggactccatggaggagaaaaaaaatgccataaGTCAGTGCGAAAAGATGAAggaacaaattgaaaaaatgaaaactcATCAGGAAGATAGTAAAACAAAGCAACTGCATGACAAAAAAACTATAGACCAATTAGACTTTGAAATTAACGATCTAAatagcaaattaaaaaactacGAAAAGAGTGTCAGCCAAAacaagaaggagaaagaTCTCCTAAACAACGaagtgaaggagaaaaatgaacacattgCAACACTCAAGGAAAAGCTAAAGCTGCTGCAAATCTCGCACGACAAACTAGACATCGATAGCAAAAATCAACTgcaagaaattaaaaatttgaataaaaaagtaGCCAACTTGAAAAGCTCCTCTGAACTCTCCAATGTCTCCAAGGAACAGCTAAACAGCACGAAGCTACAAATTAATTCGCTCAAAAAGGAACtaataaatgaacaaaataaagtcaAAACATTATCAGACGAATTGGAAAAACCAATTAACATCCACCGGTGGAGAAACCTCGAGGGGAATGACCCCACTGCCTTCGACCTGATACAGAAACTTAAATGCgtgcaaaaaaaacttatagaAAAAACGGAGGAGTCCATGAAGAAAAATAGTATAATACAGCTCAAGACCAAGGAGTGCGAGCAGCTGCAGCAGCAGCTGGCCAACCTCTCCAAGCAGCCCGACGTGCAGGACGTCACGCAGATACGCAAGAAGCTGCGCGAGAAGGAGACCCTCATCAAGTCGCTCACGGCGGAGATTTCGATGTATCAGGAGGAGACCGACAAGGTTAAGCGGCGAGGTTGA
- a CDS encoding hypothetical protein, conserved (encoded by transcript PVX_114425A): protein MDLSRGKVVVEKDINEYAIDENVFFFEPKKEDVYDENANLRYIFHNTFISTDEEIAISEFKKYCKNKSLKINKAFFENECLRYLYSAQFDFAKALDLIKSNYEFRLSNILPIKEKDVINYINKGVIYWHGRDKKCRPILIINLLNVESLDVQRLTNLFFFCFEFFLKYLCIPGKIENYISLIDCSGISLSKFPMSTFMKLLEIMNSKYRCRLFRMYIIDAPKIFKTFGKSFLNFAPSYMTKKLKILDTNYASYLREEILGTQLEKRYGGVREIRDSLFYPFAFYPNCCFEGGEAALGEGVYCDGVGERDPPLGPGFQQMSDKARDFLMSGYSMHLKLVDRTHKESMRKHYAPPDPGDTHGRSRVKRSSSNNSSMKHLVSHGNNSSTSRRKKKKKNFSKSDQLLESHFIDAVINKVYHIESNNILKNNKFVNAKGSYVVSVGSTHNWLFKVKHLFLPEITINYLTSRFPFIVNYLIAKSNFKSMQQYAKYVESHACVEADDSVHCKHGSGRHDRDGRGVSSGRLYGGKPFLSLSSTGNTIAHFRDDSGEKHSRTLNSVKSTDSHVDVTHLKEGKSRVTTPQMHKSRRRKKKGEGGEMQNGFSEFDAHKGGCGSGVRSPCGDRDGQIDDFTRKEVPNEPPSKDAKKNFYANSESIFEDNNGDKSAKDKSDRLPGRQPSKSRREGKENPPKCYKIKATNNLFRDDMVDHPQKVEWVERTFLNRVVGVGDYSPGYDFFVGVDHPGKGTASGQREWAGSATKEATSSKAATSTKAATSSKAATSSKTMSSMNTLNTLNSMNSSNSENKLHSQPSVVSMKSVVPKRLDYANSKCQRQSTAMNTSFSTKQSKDSFSKLGTGEYLEQAPRNDPPGDATLGSNVNPVRQKVSSPTAGVRHTEDDGLPAEEKNPNLSVPEAESDCAKETKGNASDRSKRRLNKIKIIGLQFFNKTTSKT, encoded by the coding sequence ATGGATCTGTCAAGGGGGAAAGTCGTCGTCGAAAAAGACATCAACGAATACGCAATAGACGAAAACGTATTTTTCTTCGAGCCGAAGAAGGAAGACGTGTACGACGAAAACGCAAATCTGAGGTACATCTTCCACAACACATTCATAAGCACAGATGAAGAAATAGCAATCAGTGAATTCAAAAAGtactgtaaaaataaatcgctaaaaataaataaagcatttttcgaaaatgaaTGCCTGCGTTACCTCTACTCAGCGCAATTCGATTTTGCAAAAGCGCTAGACCTGATAAAGAGCAACTACGAATTTAGGCTCTCCAACATTCTGCCCATCAAAGAAAAAGACGTTATAAATTACATTAACAAAGGAGTCATATACTGGCATGGAAGagataaaaaatgtagaccCATTCTGATAATCAATTTATTGAATGTAGAATCGCTAGACGTACAAAGGTtgacaaatttattttttttctgtttcgaattctttttaaaatatttatgtatccCTGGGAAgatagaaaattatatatcccTTATTGACTGCTCTGGGATTTCCTTATCCAAATTTCCAATGTCCACTTTTATGAAATTGTTGGAGATTATGAATTCCAAATATCGATGCAGATTGTTTCGGATGTACATCATTGATGCTCCCAAGATTTTCAAAACTTTTGGGAagtcctttttaaatttcgcTCCTTCCTACATGACGAAGAAGCTAAAGATTTTGGACACCAATTATGCTTCCTATTTGAGGGAGGAAATTTTAGGCACCCAACTGGAGAAGAGGTACGGGGGAGTCCGCGAGATCCGGGACAGCCTCTTTTACCCCTTCGCCTTTTACCCCAACTGTTGCTTCgaggggggtgaagcggcactGGGGGAAGGTGTTTACTGCGATGGTGTTGGCGAAAGGGACCCCCCTCTCGGACCCGGCTTCCAACAAATGAGCGACAAAGCGCGCGACTTCCTAATGTCAGGCTACTCAATGCATTTGAAGTTGGTGGACCGAACTCACAAAGAATCGATGAGAAAGCATTATGCCCCCCCCGATCCGGGAGACACCCACGGAAGGAGTAGAGTCaaaaggagcagcagcaacaatAGCAGTATGAAGCACCTGGTCAGCCACGGCAACAACAGCAGCACTAgtaggaggaaaaaaaaaaaaaaaaatttctccaAAAGTGATCAGTTATTAGAAAGCCATTTCATCGATGCGGTGATAAATAAAGTGTATCATATCGAAAGTaacaacattttaaaaaacaataaatttGTGAATGCAAAGGGTAGCTATGTGGTTAGTGTAGGAAGCACTCACAACTGGCTCTTCAAAGTGAAGCACTTGTTTTTGCCCGAGATAACCATCAATTATTTAACGAGCAGGTTTCCCTTCATCGTAAACTACCTCATCGCGAAGTCTAATTTTAAGTCCATGCAGCAGTATGCGAAATATGTAGAGAGTCACGCCTGCGTGGAGGCAGATGATTCTGTTCACTGCAAGCATGGCAGCGGCAGACATGATCGAGATGGCCGAGGGGTTAGCAGTGGTCGTCTGTATGGTGGCAAGCCGTTCCTTTCCCTTAGCTCGACCGGGAACACCATTGCACATTTTAGGGATGACTCGGGTGAGAAACACTCCCGCACGTTAAATAGCGTGAAATCGACGGACAGCCATGTGGACGTAACTCACttgaaggaggggaagagcAGAGTGACTACTCCCCAGATGCACAAGTcaaggaggagaaagaaaaagggcgaagggggggagatgcAGAATGGGTTCAGCGAGTTTGATGCGCACAAGGGGGGTTGTGGCAGCGGTGTTAGAAGCCCCTGTGGAGATCGAGACGGTCAGATAGATGACTTCACGAGGAAGGAAGTGCCCAATGAGCCCCCCTCCAAAGATGCGAAGAAAAACTTTTACGCCAATTCGGAATCGATCTTTGAAGATAATAATGGGGATAAATCCGCTAAGGACAAGAGTGACCGCCTGCCAGGTAGGCAGCCCAGTAAGTCCAGGCGAGAGGGCAAGGAGAACCCCCCCAAGTGCTACAAAATTAAGGCAACGAATAATTTGTTTAGGGATGATATGGTAGACCATCCTCAGAAGGTCGAGTGGGTTGAGAGGACCTTTTTGAATAGAGTGGTGGGGGTGGGGGACTACTCCCCAGGTTATGATTTCTTCGTTGGTGTGGATCATCCCGGCAAGGGGACAGCGAGTGGGCAGCGCGAGTGGGCAGGCAGCGCGACGAAAGAGGCCACCTCCAGCAAAGCGGCCACCTCGACCAAAGCGGCTACCTCCAGCAAAGCAGCCACGTCCAGCAAAACGATGAGCTCGATGAACACCCTCAACACCCTCAACTCGATGAACAGCAGCAACTccgaaaataaattacacaGCCAGCCATCCGTAGTTAGCATGAAATCAGTTGTGCCCAAGAGGTTGGACTACGCCAATTCGAAATGCCAGAGGCAGTCCACCGCCATGAATACATCCTTCAGTACCAAGCAGTCGAAAGATTCTTTTAGCAAATTAGGGACAGGGGAATATTTAGAGCAAGCCCCACGAAATGATCCTCCAGGTGATGCGACACTTGGGAGTAACGTCAATCCGGTTAGACAAAAAGTTTCCTCGCCTACCGCTGGCGTAAGGCACACCGAAGATGATGGACTGCCAGCTGAGGAAAAGAACCCAAATCTCAGCGTCCCCGAGGCGGAATCGGATTGCGCTAAAGAGACAAAGGGGAATGCGTCCGATAGGAGTAAGCGAAGGCTCAACAAAATTAAGATTATTGGCCTGCAGTTTTTTAACAAAACGACTTCCAAAACGTAG